In Theileria equi strain WA chromosome 4 map unlocalized gcontig_1105316255033, whole genome shotgun sequence, the following are encoded in one genomic region:
- a CDS encoding conserved hypothetical protein (encoded by transcript BEWA_014450A): MSKQLIYEPGNKVRHLVGAGLEPPIRNNSMDVVYKWKPKKILLMISPFNTNVQNVVEDLVSFIKEQLHSKVVIYDKFVKTETSETDQLWGEVQEIYKGEVVTKFKDDPDQLLDIQNVDLIITLGGDGTILRVNKMFPEDIPPVIGLSLGSLGYLAKFNLNMAKETLSSIETRGFKISMRSQLQITIIDEKGEPIIHRNALNECVIDRGLSPYITTLDVYYDGKYFTTVSGDGLMLGTPSGSTAYSMSAGGSIVHPDVPAMLFTVICPHSISYRPLVFPCSAKIEVVIPPDNRGYVRVCVDGNYSCNVRHGSSIRITSSHTYFPLVLPKDTETTNEWCRSLKDHLHWNVRIRQQKLHIPPDTKAEIEECKNI, encoded by the exons ATGTCGAAACAACTAATCTACGAACCTGGCAACAAGGTTAGGCACCTTGTAGGTGCCGGGCTTGAACCTCCCATACGCAACAATAGTATGGACGTTGTTTACAAATGGAAGCCAAAGAAGATTTTGTTAATGATATCTCCTTTCAATACAAACGTGCAGAACGTAGTGGAAGACCTCGTAAGCTTCATTAAGGAACAATTGCACTCCAAGGTTGTTATCTACGACAAGTTTGTGAAAACTGAAACCTCAGAAACGGACCAGCTCTGGGGAGAGGTACAGGAAATATACAAGGGTGAAGTGGTCACAAAGTTTAAGGATGATCCAGACCAGCTACTGGATATTCAAAATGTTGATCTCATAATAACACTCGGAGGTGATGGAACAATATTGAGAGTTAATAAAATGTTCCCAGAGGATATCCCGCCTGTGATTGGACTCTCTCTAGGATCATTGGGGTACCTGGCAAAGTTTAATCTGAACATGGCCAAGGAAACTTTGTCTAGCATAGAAACAAGAGGATTTAAGATATCCATGCGATCGCAACTGCAAATTACAATTATAGACGAGAAAGGAGAACCTATAATACACAGAAACGCATTAAATGAGTGTGTAATTGACAGAG GTTTATCACCATACATTACTACTCTTGACGTGTACTATGATGggaaatattttacaacaGTGTCCGGTGATGGACTTATGCTTGGAACCCCGAGCGGGTCAACTGCGTACTCCATGTCTGCTGGAGGATCAATTGTTCATCCAGAC GTTCCTGCTATGCTTTTTACTGTAATTTGTCCGCATTCTATTTCGTATAGACCTCTTGTTTTTCCTTGTTCCGCCAAGATTGAGGTTGTAATTCCCCCGGACAATAGAGGTTACGTCCGCGTTTGCGTTGATGGAAACTACAGTTGCAATGTACGGCATGGAAGCTCTATACGTATAACATCATCGCATACGTACTTTCCTCTAGTGTTACCGAAAGACACAGAAACCACCAATGAATGGTGCAGATCACTTAAAGACCATTTGCATTGGAATGTTAGGATAAGACAGCAGAAACTGCACATTCCTCCGGACACAAAGGCAGAAATTGAAGAATGTAAAAACATCTAG
- a CDS encoding 2-C-methyl-D-erythritol 2,4-cyclodiphosphate synthase, putative (encoded by transcript BEWA_014460A) has product MPNFSYCIALILISGCLLLVEAFRIDNLGPSKARLIRTPIGTFSSSDLLSQSGTHYSVNERYRIYSTGILANSGYSQGRGNGPFTTRVGFGYDLHRLVKDGADGKTLIIGGVKIPDSEFLVVGHSDGDVLLHSVSDAILGALGKGDIGDYFPDNNAEYKDYDSSKILALALEMASELNYRIQNIDTCLILERPKLGPFKDKIKQNLQELVGKHVCINVKAKTNEKLDSLGENKAIACHSVVLLERGG; this is encoded by the coding sequence ATGCCGAATTTTTCCTATTGCATAGCTCTTATTCTAATATCCGGGTGTTTATTACTCGTGGAAGCCTTCAGGATTGATAATTTGGGACCATCAAAAGCGCGTTTGATACGTACACCCATAGGCACCTTTTCCAGTTCCGACCTTTTAAGTCAAAGTGGCACACATTACTCCGTAAATGAACGGTATCGCATATATTCTACTGGAATTCTAGCAAATTCCGGATATTCTCAAGGAAGAGGAAATGGCCCATTCACGACTAGGGTAGGATTTGGGTATGATCTCCATCGGCTCGTTAAAGATGGAGCAGACGGAAAGACCCTAATAATTGGTGGAGTAAAGATTCCCGATTCAGAGTTCCTGGTTGTTGGCCACAGTGATGGTGACGTACTTTTACACTCGGTCTCCGATGCTATTCTGGGTGCCCTGGGAAAAGGTGACATAGGTGACTATTTTCCTGATAACAATGCAGAGTACAAGGACTATGATTCCTCAAAAATACTGGCACTGGCTCTAGAAATGGCATCAGAACTCAACTACCGCATACAAAACATAGACACCTGCCTAATTCTGGAAAGGCCAAAACTGGGCCCCTTTAAGGATAAGATAAAGCAAAACTTACAGGAACTTGTTGGAAAACATgtttgtataaatgtaaaggcGAAAACAAATGAAAAACTAGACTCCTTAGGAGAAAACAAGGCAATCGCATGCCACTCTGTAGTCCTGCTGGAAAGGGGAGGCTGA
- a CDS encoding conserved hypothetical protein (encoded by transcript BEWA_014470A), whose product MSEVDVNGDSVSSSGSLPFTREDLEFLKGIKVEEGKSCLVCFEDLSKDNMVGYKVDIYSIWSISTFCIDCVQRLLKIQYYKYLETLSKTTCAREQRTLLDKGPPINISDRIGFPLSGSQEVFCLFDFNTFKPLSAKLDGSLTGQARQDLWDELNKFRFKNDNEE is encoded by the exons ATGTCAGAAGTGGATGTAAATGGTGATTCAGTCTCCTCTTCTGGCAGCCTACCATTTACTAGGGAAGATTTGGAGTTCCTCAAGGGTATAAAGGTGGAAGAGGGGAAATCATGCCTAGTATGTTTCGAGGATCTATCAAAGGATAATATGGTTGGATATAAAGTTGATATATACTCGATTTGGTCAATTTCCACGTTCTGCATAGACTGTGTTCAGAGACTCCTCAAGATACAG TATTACAAATACCTTGAAACTCTCTCCAAGACCACCTGTGCAAGAGAGCAACGCACATTGCTGGACAAGGGACCACCAATCAACATTTCAGATCGCATCGGATTTCCACTATCTGGAAGTCAAGAAGTGTTCTGTCTCTTTGATTTTAATACATTCAAACCCCTATCTGCCAAATTAGATGGGAGCTTG ACTGGACAAGCAAGACAAGATCTCTGGGATGAATTAAACAAATTTCGCTTCAAAAATGACAATGAAGaataa
- a CDS encoding conserved hypothetical protein (encoded by transcript BEWA_014480A) yields the protein MHDESIYERFLLSEHQIIATTNDPEGQSAEESTKRVDVNSDINDVERNRIVRLIIRKVLNQAPFPTKYEDIRLLIKQNVSQTYNHNLFNLYVEDAKKMLMRVFGLILCDVKYGQGKREFFLKQSIAFPPHDLKILSEGDHELRGFLLILLPLFKAYSNSIQLNRLCESFQKFGLGHMVPKSAEDEEAFILRLKSIKRRKEIKYSSKEFSTLSDYILYAKDLGYLTLKLEDKGDTLATIFILPGYRLLLEHNKDEYIQHFKKLDEETFSKGLEIFFE from the exons ATGCACGATGAGAGCATATACGAGCGCTTTCTTCTGAGCGAACATCAAATTATTGCAACTACTAACGATCCAGAAGGCCAAAGTGCAGAAGAATCGACAAAACGCGTTGATGTTAATTCAGACATCAACGATGTG GAACGGAATAGAATTGTTAGACTCATTATCCGCAAGGTGCTGAACCAAGCTCCGTTTCCTACAAAGTACGAAGACATTCGTCTActaataaaacaaaatgtaTCGCAAACTTATAACCATAATCTCTTCAATCTATACGTGGAAGACGCTAAAAAGATGCTCATGAGAGTGTTTGGGTTAATACTCTGTGATGTTAAGTATGGCCAAG GAAAGCGTGAATTCTTTCTGAAGCAATCTATCGCATTCCCCCCTCACGATCTCAAGATTCTCTCGGAAG GTGACCATGAATTGAGAGGTTTTCTGTTGATTTTACTTCCACTTTTTAAGGCTTATTCCAACTCGATTCAGCTGA ACCGTCTATGTGAATCGTTTCAAAAATTTGGGCTTGGGCATATGGTACCAAAATCTgctgaggatgaagaagcaTTTATACTGAGGCTCAAGAGTATTAAGAGAAGAAAGGAAATCAAGTACTCCTCGAAAG AGTTTTCCACCTTGTCTGACTACATTTTGTACGCAAAAGATCTCGGATACTTGACACTCAAATTAGAGGACAAGGGAGACACACTTGCCACGattttcattcttcccGGATACAGACTACTTTTAGAGC ATAACAAGGACGAATACATACAACATTTTAAGAAACTAGATGAGGAAACCTTCAGTAAAGGACTAGAGATATTCTTTGAATAG
- a CDS encoding conserved hypothetical protein (encoded by transcript BEWA_014490A), which produces MGNALSCIIFKPPRPSYTVRDPHLHMIPGPNGYSIAAYFIKHRKAEFTVFFSHGNAEDIGNVFHSLLHRISNWNCNFFVYDYAGYGMSGGAPSEDNIYSDAEVAFDYMVKELGIDPLSVICFGRSLGSAPSMHIAVRRKICGLILQSPIASILRTKIKRLKLSFPCDMFCNIDIAPYIKVPTLIIHGTKDEIVPIYGSKKMARKIEEVYYLWVKGGMHNDLDYKYTRIMEGAIQEFLEILRRQKRDAMTNYNRILPSNDEKLNSCGLYKHGTCKDGDTNLYHSLDSIVTNESRYTEISRISDLSRHEFPEIDKEKASILAYEVQYRKYKGYNSGPGAVLTFAGSFREYDQGYLTESSNSDEITEKRKSKCNPFTQCFWIKTGV; this is translated from the exons ATGGGAAATGCGCTAAGCTGCATAATATTTAAGCCTCCAAGGCCATCCTATACGGTTAGGGATCCACACCTGCATATGATACCAGGTCCAAATGGATACTCTATCGCGGCGTATTTCATTAAACACAG GAAGGCAGAATTCACCGTCTTTTTCAGCCATGGAAATGCAGAAGatattggaaatgtttTCCATTCCCTCCTTCATAGGATATCCAACTGGAATTGCAACTTTTTCGTCTATGACTATGCAG GGTATGGAATGAGTGGAGGCGCTCCAAGTGAAGACAACATTTACTCAGACGCTGAGGTTGCCTTCGATTACATGGTCAAAGAATTAG GTATCGATCCTTTGTCCGTAATTTGTTTTGGAAGGAGTTTGGGAAGTGCTCCCTCAATGCACATTGCTGTTAGACGAAAGATATGTGGTCTTATCCTACAGTCTCCCATAGCTTCTATTCTTAGgacaaaaataaaaaggcTAAAACTGAGCTTTCCGTGTGACATGTTTTGTAATATTGACATCGCCCCCTATATTAAAGTACCAACTTTAATCATTCACGGCACCAAGGATGAAATTGTACCAATATATGGTTCGAAAAAGATGGCTAGGAAAATAGAAGAAGTCTACTATCTCTGGGTTAAAGGAGGAATGCATAACGATCTTGACTACAAATACACACGTATAATGGAGGGTGCAATTCAGGAGTTCTTGGAAATTCTGAGAAGACAGAAACGCGATGCTATGACAAACTATAATAGAATTTTACCTTCTAATGATGAAAAACTCAATAGTTGTGGGTTGTATAAACACGGAACATGCAAAGACGGTGATACCAATCTTTATCATAGCCTAGATTCAATTGTAACAAACGAGAGTAGGTACACAGAAATTAGTCGTATTTCAGATTTGTCTAGACACGAGTTTCCCGAAATCGACAAAGAAAAGGCATCAATATTAGCGTATGAGGTACAGTACAGAAAGTACAAGGGATATAATTCTGGGCCCGGCGCTGTGCTCACATTTGCAGGAAGCTTTAGAGAGTATGATCAAGGATACTTAACAGAATCCTCGAACTCTGATGAAATAACTGAAAAACGTAAAAGTAAATGTAATCCATTTACACAGTGCTTTTGGATAAAGACTGGGGTTTAA
- a CDS encoding hypothetical protein (encoded by transcript BEWA_014500A), which produces MNSILEYTFPNENLEKYVYLALFDDEEEKHSKIHKIVSFQTSTAFRSNSIDLNDGLPSDVFRDTGSSAGGRGRRRAHLASSSSNKVFRDLPTHVTYDRSTSRSVKRTISRTSTREFVRSGRKNSVTLKRDLGQPRPRGRPRKDASLSASSNKPTTRKTLMRRNRSESLASHRPDTPVKHPRAKRRALQDVLKDEQDSLVENINSFEASLAKKGTYHFEAGDVNLLRKTSYTKDKTFGVGCEVAPTRNEIEMLTELVNLGQKDKLEEFESSVHQSCTLRSNAFENTWNLFCAKVNAIIKRYVKKGVHNVLESLECGNLIDSFLKVVLLDVGIDHQDTRLVLDMLHDELSASSKFTFIKVYDVKSVQDIINQSIRALNSQIRDWDRKNSSRDLRYINRHKETESKEAPEGSDPIPDTVNIHETHIGHEVDIVTSDTKKVPTSKGDDKDPYSIETFVKLCKKCKDSEIVLIFDKMQSITGEMLYTLLSLKDEGLNVSCILCSTAWQPQLETYCSLKVYEHLSIVNCDIIVANDVCDDIVSTLLWDTKIQTFIPSLKTIKQIWDIFFDIDMSITSLIYRIYAVFENFYSNYQFSFLNTPSVANIEAEDEDYAIDLYSKYSLLCMGAGISESHVAYLELKMGRELSLSKVLLDMLPLNSVVLYERRVSFQLGIKLLFSLLRFLPDCQTSRLRLKVIMDTFTCANPEQMITILIKKVSNMITTGASSRISAILDIFKEFYDTFKSIYPSILNIRTFLKKDLQDVTLEYDTLLSSQGNLPILTSSRLDSGSADDLDTFVQQISKFVGVFLRSCFLPVVYKLELANDLMVQKAFSIRNEQDVLNKLKVADKNGTLDMLMSDVSEIVKLSQVLPGKSIDMWSLFCLFYSQYEKESLSYIFTRFTIAIETLSNIYGYFEVSAQKTGCEIPSIPRVSRAKLTHTIKNRLQNIKIKRIHLGTDH; this is translated from the coding sequence atgaACTCGATACTAGAGTACACATTCCCaaatgagaatcttgaaAAGTATGTATATTTGGCACTTTTTGACGATGAAGAGGAGAAACATtctaaaatacacaaaattGTCTCCTTTCAAACCTCTACCGCCTTCCGTTCAAACTCTATAGACCTAAATGATGGACTACCTTCTGATGTATTTAGAGATACTGGGTCAAGTGCTGGAGGAAGAGGTCGGAGACGTGCACATCTTGCATCTAGCTCTTCAAATAAGGTTTTCAGAGACCTACCCACACATGTAACCTACGATAGAAGCACATCCAGGTCCGTAAAACGCACAATTTCAAGAACTTCTACGAGAGAATTTGTGCGTTCTGGACGTAAAAACTCTGTGACACTAAAAAGAGATCTAGGTCAGCCAAGACCAAGAGGCAGACCTAGGAAAGACGCATCACTCAGTGCCTCCAGCAACAAACCAACGACCCGTAAAACGCTTATGCGAAGGAACCGATCAGAATCACTGGCGTCTCACAGGCCTGATACACCCGTAAAACACCCAAGAGCAAAAAGAAGAGCTTTACAGGATGTCTTGAAAGACGAGCAAGATTCCCTCGTTGAAAACATCAATAGTTTCGAGGCAAGCCTAGCCAAAAAGGGTACGTATCACTTTGAGGCAGGAGATGTAAATCTTTTACGTAAAACATCGTACACCAAAGATAAAACCTTTGGAGTTGGGTGTGAAGTGGCACCCACGAGAAACGAGATTGAAATGCTCACAGAACTGGTGAACCTAGGCCAAAAAGACAAGTTAGAGGAATTTGAGTCTTCAGTTCATCAAAGCTGCACATTACGATCAAATGCGTTTGAAAATACTTGGAATTTATTCTGTGCCAAAGTAAACGCCATTATCAAGAGGTATGTTAAGAAAGGCGTACACAATGTATTAGAATCATTAGAGTGTGGCAATCTGATTGACTCATTTCTGAAAGTCGTCTTATTGGATGTAGGTATAGATCACCAGGATACAAGGCTCGTGCTAGATATGTTACATGATGAACTTTCAGCATCGTCCAAGTTTACCTTTATAAAGGTTTACGATGTTAAATCAGTTCAAGATATCATAAATCAATCGATAAGAGCACTAAATTCACAAATTAGAGATTGGGATAGAAAGAATTCTAGCCGTGATTTAAGATACATAAATAGACACAAAGAAACAGAATCAAAAGAAGCACCAGAAGGCTCTGATCCTATACCAGACACTGTAAACATACACGAAACACATATAGGCCATGAGGTAGATATAGTTACATCAGACACTAAGAAAGTACCCACATCTAAGGGTGACGATAAAGACCCCTATTCCATAGAAACATTTGTCAAACTTTGTAAGAAATGCAAAGACTCAGAAATTGTATTAATATTTGACAAAATGCAGTCGATAACTGGAGAAATGCTGTATACACTTTTATCTTTGAAAGACGAAGGACTCAATGTATCATGTATATTGTGCTCGACAGCATGGCAGCCTCAACTCGAGACTTACTGCTCGCTGAAGGTCTATGAGCATCTGTCAATAGTAAACTGTGATATAATTGTGGCAAATGATGTCTGTGATGATATTGTTAGTACTCTTCTTTGGGATACCAAAATTCAAACATTTATACCAAGTCTGAAAACTATAAAACAGATTTGGGACATTTTCTTCGATATTGATATGTCTATTACATCCCTGATTTATCGGATATACGCTGTTTTTGAAAACTTTTATTCAAACTACCAGTTTTCATTTCTGAATACTCCATCTGTAGCAAACATAGAAGCAGAAGACGAAGATTACGCTATAGACTTATATTCAAAGTACTCCCTCTTATGTATGGGAGCTGGAATATCTGAATCACATGTTGCATACTTGGAGCTGAAGATGGGCCGAGAACTCTCACTCTCTAAAGTGTTATTGGATATGCTACCTTTGAATTCGGTAGTACTATATGAAAGAAGAGTATCTTTTCAACTTGGAATTAAACTCTTATTTTCATTGCTAAGGTTTCTTCCAGATTGCCAAACTTCTAGGCTACGGTTAAAAGTCATTATGGACACCTTTACATGCGCTAATCCTGAGCAAATGATAACAATTTTGATTAAAAAGGTGTCTAATATGATCACAACCGGAGCAAGCTCTCGCATTAGCGCTATATTGGATATATTTAAAGAATTCTACGATACATTTAAAAGTATTTATCCGTCAATATTGAACATTCGAACATTTCTGAAAAAAGATTTGCAAGATGTCACGCTGGAGTATGACACTCTTCTGTCCTCACAAGGAAACTTACCCATTTTAACATCCTCTAGACTAGATAGTGGGAGTGCAGATGATTTAGATACATTTGTTCAACAGATTTCAAAATTCGTAGGTGTATTCCTACGCTCATGTTTTCTCCCAGTTGTATATAAACTCGAGTTAGCAAATGATTTAATGGTTCAAAAGGCATTCTCCATAAGAAATGAGCAAGATGTCTTGAATAAATTAAAGGTTGCTGATAAAAACGGAACCTTGGATATGCTAATGTCTGATGTGAGTGAAATAGTAAAATTATCACAAGTTCTCCCCGGAAAATCAATAGATATGTGGAGTttattttgtttattttacTCTCAGTACGAGAAAGAATCGCTTTCTTATATATTTACGAGATTCACTATTGCGATAGAAACCCTGTCCAATATTTATGGGTATTTTGAAGTCTCTGCACAAAAAACTGGATGCGAGATACCAAGTATCCCTAGAGTTTCAAGGGCTAAGCTTACGCACACTATAAAGAATAGGttacaaaatatcaaaataaAACGAATACATCTCGGGACAGACCATTAG
- a CDS encoding mitochondrial carrier protein, putative (encoded by transcript BEWA_014510A), producing the protein MTDSKESQKNGKNRSYVVCGLLSGVITKTICAPFDRIRLLYQVQPMFNQFSSSYGADAANNNVSGKPNVSNGVNVNQMDKTANVLKSGKSSSNVKYNGVIKTAKKIIREEGLKGLWRGNVANTIRGGLCYATKFGINDTAREYLKSCSTLQMWFNKRKMNSVDGKYVGGQNDFILSLLAGASAGLVQKSLTYPLDLISVRMALGINTRSLSKSCKYTGLIDCLSTILRTEGLYGLYKGFTPSMCTGVPYVALQMAFFEFYRKNLFNSIIEKDNLSIKQVAFVSSISGSAAGASALLLVFPGDTVRKRMMNNAISSESKLYKDSKYCIRYILRNEGISAFYHGLFPSLLKSLPSGAIQFVMYEILKHLFKSI; encoded by the exons ATGACGGATAGTAAGGAATCACAAAAGAACGGTAAAAACCGTTCGTATGTGGTTTGCGGCCTACTATCCGGTGTTATTACGAAGACAATATGTGCTCCGTTCGACAGAATACGTCTTCTCTATCAAGTCCAGCCAATGTTCAATCAATTTAGCAGTAGCTATGGAGCAGATGCTGCAAACAACAATGTTTCTGGTAAGCCTAATGTTAGTAACGGCGTTAACGTCAACCAAATGGATAAAACTGCCAACGTTCTCAAATCAGGGAAAAGCAGCTCTAATGTAAAGTATAACGGTGTAATTAAAACCGCTAAGAAGATCATACGCGAAGAAGGTCTCAAGGGTTTGTGGAGGGGTAATGTTGCAAACACGATAAGAGGTGGTTTATGCTATGCTACAAAGTTTGGAATAAATGACACTGCCAGAGAATATCTTAAATCATGTAGCACACTGCAGATGTGGTTCAATAAACGCAAGATGAACAGCGTAGATGGTAAATACGTAGGAGGGCAAAATGACTTTATACTATCCCTTCTCGCAGGGGCTTCTGCTGGACTTGTTCAAAAGAGTTTAACGTACCCGTTAGATCTTATAAGTGTGAGAATGGCCTTGGGAATCAACACCAGAAGTCTGTCAAAGAGTTGTAAGTATACTGGGCTAATCGACTGTCTCTCTACAATTCTCAGAACCGAAGGACTTTACGGACTCTACAAGGGATTCACACCTTCCATGTGTACTGGTGTTCCATATGTTGCCTTGCAAATGGCATTTTTTGAGTTTTATAGAAAGAACTTGTTCAATAGCATTATAGAGAAAGATAATCTGAGCATTAAGCAAGTGGCATTTGTCTCATCGATCTCCGGCTCAGCCGCTGGAGCCTCTGCACTTTTACTCGTATTTCCAG GGGATACCGTGAGaaagaggatgatgaacaaTGCAATTTCTAGCGAATCCAAGCTTTACAAGGATTCCAAGTATTGTATAAGGTATATCCTCAGGAATGAAG GAATATCGGCATTTTATCACGGCTTATTTCCGTCACTTTTGAAATCGCTGCCTTCCGGGGCTATTCAGTTTGTTATGTACGAAATACTCAAACACCTCTTTAAAAGCATCTAA
- a CDS encoding conserved hypothetical protein (encoded by transcript BEWA_014520A), which produces MPIDDVKGSGGPNEPRGDEHRDDDNNEQTFTETFLESITAFGNAVRGLCVETGKSLRGCAYPVKERFFKAYDTVTNNFDSKGTRNMQSVSHITRFGNKSPVSSEAS; this is translated from the exons ATGCCAATAGATGATGTAAAGGGCTCTGGGGGTCCAAATGAACCTAGGGGAGACGAACACAGAGATGACGACAATAATGAGCAGACCTTCACAGAGACATTTCTCGAAAGTATAACG GCTTTTGGAAATGCTGTAAGGGGATTATGTGTTGAAACAGGTAAATCGCTAAGGGGTTGCGCATACCCTGTTAAGGAGCGCTTTTTTAAAGCGTACGATACAGTTACAAATAATTTCGACAGCAAAGGGACGAGGAATATGCAAAGTGTTAGTCATATTACGAGATTTGGCAATAAATCGCCAGTCAGCTCGGAAGCTTCGTAA
- a CDS encoding conserved hypothetical protein (encoded by transcript BEWA_014530A) → MALNQYGGTFMGFKAIREHGIKKGVQEATLNKCKFPTSDDKPEKVIVTLLSIESLKLPELALPSKREVVVTAIFDDDTIEESLTHLRQSSQTVDATFLHDAYTANFSRAELVLPCSGKESLVLYVSCITTFHLEDGTKRIEFRGHGYTKNIALTNCSQWTQCKEELKTTDDEAVPGTKFSFEIVTTKEEFGPKIPDDVIGSVLDKYKKNDVV, encoded by the exons ATGGCGTTAAATCAATACGGAGGAACTTTTATGGGATTCAAAGCCATAAGAGAACATGGAATTAAGAAGGGTGTACAGGAGGCCACTCTGAACAAATGCAAATTTCCAACTAGTGATGATAAGCCAGAAAAGGTTATAGTTACGCTTTTATCCATCGA AAGTTTGAAGCTCCCTGAGCTCGCTCTTCCATCAAAACGGGAGGTTGTTGTTACTGCAATCTTTGACGATGATACCATTGAGGAG AGTTTGACCCATTTGCGTCAAAGTTCACAAACAGTAGATGCTACTTTCCTTCATGATGCTTACACTGCCAATTTTTCACGTGCAGAG CTGGTCCTACCATGCTCTGGAAAAGAGTCTCTTGTACTATACGTATCATGTATTACAACATTCCACCTAGAGGACGGAACGAAGAGGATTGAGTTTCGAGGTCACGGATACACAAAGAATATAGCACTAACAAACTGTTCACAATGGACGCAATGTAAAGAGGAACTCAAAACCACGGATGATGAAGCCGTTCCTGGAACCAAGTTTTCATTTGAAATTGTCACAACCAAGGAAGAATTCGGACCAAAGATCCCGGATGATGTCATAGGAAG TGTTCTTGATAAgtacaagaagaatgatgtAGTCTAA